The Natrinema saccharevitans genome includes the window CACTGGCGACGAAAGAGGACCTCGGAAGCTATCTCGCGCTCGAGACGCGGCCGGGCGATACCGTCGAACTGACCGTCGGCCGTGACGGCACCGAATGGTCCGTCTCGCTCGAACTCGGGACCCGGCCCGCGCGTCGCGGGCCGTACCGGTAGCGGGACGGCCCCGTGCCGTGTCACGGTTCTCGACCAGCCGTGGTCCCCGGGCACGCACGGACCGCCATTTGAGTTCCACACGAGAACGTGTTCCTAAGTCTTCTCGACCGGTAAGAACTGATTTACGGGGTATCGAGGAGAAAGCCCCGCCCTTCAGGGCGGGGAGGATGTCAATCCGTTATACGCCGGCTATTCTTAGGACGGACTGTCATGAGCGATCGAATCGGCGCACCCGGACTGGGGCTATCGCGACGCGAATTCGTTGCTGCGACCGGTGACGTGGCGGCACTGACCGGCATGGCCGACTGTGTGAGCCGGGGCACTCAGGGGGACGACGGCGACCCGAGCGTCCCCGGCCCGCCCTCCGAACGACGGCGGGCAACGACATCGAGGTGACGCTGGACAACAACGACCACCCGCACACGCTGCACTCACGGGCCACAGAAGATCTGGGAGAACGACGGCGTCCCGACGACGGCGGGGATCACGGTCAACCCCGGCGAGAAACACACCGACACGATCCCGGCGACCGTCCCGGGGACGCACCGCTATCACTGCCATTACCGGACCCACCGCCACATCGACATGGAGATGGACGGCATCTTCGGCGTCGATCCGAAGGAGTACGAGCCCGCCGACAAGGAGTACTTCTTCACGCTGAAAGACTGGGACTCGCGGGTCAACCGCCAGTTCGCCGGCGAGGACGTCGACGACAGCCCCCGGAACCGCAACCCCGACGCGTTCACGATCGACGGCAAGAGCCCCCCGCGGACGCTCCACCCCGGGGAGGGCTCCCCGATCATCGTCGACCGCGGCGACACCGTCCGCCTCCACATGGTCAACGCGGGCTACATGTCCCACCCGATGCACACGCACAATCACCGGTTCCGGCCCGTGGAAAAAGACGGCGGACAGATCGCCGACGCGGCCCAGTACGAGGAGGACGTTACCAACATCGCGCCGGCGGAACGTCACACGATAGAGTTCGAGGTCACCGCCGATCGCGGCCGATCACCGTGGCTGCGGTCTCCCGTCGAGACCGAGCGTCGGTTTCTCGTTCCGAGTCCGACGGCGCGGACTGGACTCGAGACGCTGTTCTCCGTCTGCTTGGTACCTCGATGAACCAGCTGCCATCGCCGACCGCTGTCGCAAGGAGTCAGGGACGGCCTTCCGTTCCGGTCCGAACGTCGGGGTCGGTCACGACCGGCGTCTCGTCGGCGAGTCGCCGCCGACCCGCGGCCGTGATCTCGTACCGCTGGCCGCCGATCAGTCGCACCTCGTCCCGCTCGTGGAGTCGGTCACAGACGTGATCGACCGTCACCGGATGGGCGTCGATCGCCGCGGCGAGATCGACGGCGGCCAGCGGCCCGTCCGCGGCCAGCGTCTCGAGAACCGGGCGGTCGTCCCCGGTCATCTATCGATCACGGGTGGCCCCGTAGGCGTTCAGGAGTTCCCGGTAGCGGTTCCGGACCGTGACGTCGCTGACACCGGTTTCCTCGCCGATCCGTTCCTGTGTGAGTTCCTCGTCGGTCAGCCGACCCGCCCCGTAGATCGCCGCCGCGGCCAGTCCGGCCGGGCTCCGCCCGCTGTGGAGATCCCGCTCTTTGGCCGCCTCGAGGATCTCCCGAGCGAGGCGTTCGGTCTCGTCGCCGACGCCCATTTCGGAGGCGTACTGCGGGAGGTAGTGGATCGGGTCGGCGGGCTCGATTTTGAGCCCCAGTTCGCTCGAGAGATAGCGATATGCCCGCTGGACGGGCAGTTTCTCGACCCGGCTGACCGACGCGAACGCGACGAGCGTCCGCGGGGTGCCCTGCTGGCGGGCGGCCGCGTACAGACAGGCGGTCGCCATCGCCTCGATCGACCGGCCCGGCAACAGCTCTTCCTCGAGCGCCCGGCGGTAGATGACGCTGGCCGTCTCGCGACACGGGTCGGGGAGGCCGAGCGCCGACGCCATGCGCTCGATCTCGCCGAGTGCCTGTTTGAGGTTCCGTTCGCGGGCGTTCTTCGAGGTACAGCGTTCGTTCCAGGTTCGCAGCCGTTGGAGTCGGCGGCGTTTCCGCCCCGAGATGCGGTTCCCGTACGCGTCCTCGTCCTGCCAGCCGATCGTCGTGCTGAGGCCCTTGTCGTGTTTGCGCGCCGTGACCGGCGCACCGACTCGACGCCGGTCGTCGCCGTCGTCGAAGCGTCGCCACTCCGGTCCGTAATCGATCCCGTCGGCATCGAGAACGAGCCCGCAGTCGATACAGGCTCGCTCGCCGCGTTCCTCGTCGTCGGCGATCCGGCCGGTACACTCCGGACACTCCGTTCGCTCCCGCTCGGGAGCGGCGTTGCGCTTATCGTTTCGGGCCGTCCGCTGGTCGGTCGCGTCGACGCTCGTTCCAGTCATGTGTCTGTCTCCGCCGGAGTTGCCCCCGGACCGTGTGCCGTCTTCCCTTGGAACGGAGGGAACGGACGGTATCAACGACCGGCGGATTCCCACGGCCTGAGAACGGGTCCACACCCTCGTGCCCCGATCACGTTGCCGTGAGTTCGAGAAGAACAACGTTTATTCGCTGCGAGCCGTCACCACTGACGAATGCCGAACGAGGGGGACCCGCTCGAGGACATCGAGATCGACGACGACCGCGTCGAACGCGGCCTCGCACTGCTGGCCCGTCTCGAACACGAACAGTTGCCACTTCCCGACGCAGTCGATCGGATCGAGACGGTCACGTCCGATCCGACGGTGACCAGGACGATCCTCGATCGGGCCGAACTCCACGGCATCATCGAACGCGAGGACGGGATCGTCCGACCGAAAAGTCGCCAGTACGTCCGCTTCGAGCGGGACGTCATCACGAAAGAGGGGGACTTCTCCTGTCGGCGCTGTGGCTCGGGGCTGAAGACCGGCTACTTCATCGACCTCGAGGCGGGCGAACTCGGCCCCTTCGGCTCCTCGTGTATCCGAAAAGTGACCGGCCGGGACGACTAACGGCCCTGCCGGAGTTCCGCGATCAACTGCTCGATCGTCTCCTCCTGTCGCTCGATGATCTCGCTTTGCCGTTCGACCGCCGCCTCGAGGGACTCGATCCGCTCTAAGAGTTCGGGATCCGTTTCGGTCGGCGGTCGCTGCGTCTGCCCGGTCGCCTCGGCGACCGACTCGTCGTCGCTCGCCGACTCGAAGACCGACCCGGTTTCCGCACGGCTTTCCTCCGACGAGCCGGCGTCGACACGCCCGTCGCCGGTCGCCCCGCGAGTCGCCGACTGGGCCGCCGATCCGCTGCCGGCCGCGGCCCCCGTCGACGCCGCCCCGCTCGCGGCGGCGTCGTCCGTCGTCCCGTCGGCGAGGGGATCCGCCGACCCGGTCCGGCCGGCGTCGCCGGTCCCCGCCGTCTCGCGATCGTCCGGTTCGGGCGGATCGGCGTTCAGCGGGTCGACGCCGCCGCCGAAGTCCATCGATCCCTCGTCGGCGGCCGCCTCGTCCTCGTCGTCGCCGACTGTCAGGTTGAACTCCTCGAGCGATTCGACGTCGTGGTAGTCGAATAGCGCCCGCTGCAGCCGTTCACGGAGGTCGTTTGCCTCCTCGTTTGGGGCCTTGATCCGCTGTGGGCGGCCGTCGACCGTGAGGACGATCTGGGTCGCGACGCTGCCGTCCTCGAAGGTCAGGTTCGTCACGTCCTCGAAGCGGTACTCCTCGTAGTCGCCGTCCCAGACCGCGCCGCCGATGTGTTTGACGAGTCGGTCGCTCGTGACGATCAGCGTCAGTTCGCTGAAACGGTAGGTCTTGACGACCGTCTCGCCGGGGTCGGTGATCCCGTTGCCGTTCAACACGCCCGCCAGGACGGGATGGAGGACGTCGTCGGTCTTTTTCGCGGGCACGGCGAACTCCCGTTCGCCCTCGAGGGCGTACTCGAGGGCGAACTTGGTCTTTCGCCGGCCCTCGGAGATGGTCAGCCGGTCGGCGTCGTGGGGGTATTCGTCGGCCGATTCGTCGCTCAGGAGGCCGTCGGCACGGTAGACGATCGTCCTCGTCGGCGTGATGAAGAGTTCGTCGTCACTGCCAAGAGAGACTCGCGCCGCGATCTCCTCGCCATCGAGAGAAGCGTCGACGATGCCGGGAACGCTCATGCCGCGCCCTTCGTAACACCGTGTGATAAATCCGTGGGTCCACGTTGCACGCCGGATTCGAATGAGAAGGTTAAAGAAACGGACCGCACTATCCGTAACTGAGCCCGGGTGGCTTAGCTGGACATAGCGCCGCACTCATAGGGTTCAGAGATTCGGTGCGGTTTCGCCTTGGAAGCCTCCGTGTCCCACAGAGGACTGCCGAGCCTCGAACCTGGGACATGCGGAGATCGAGGGTTCGGAGCCCTCCCCGGGCACTCATCAAATTCTTCACATGCCCGCGTAAGAACCCTCTCTCAAGGGCGTGGGCACTCCGTTTCTGCTTCATCAGCTCCTGTAGCGGATGAACCATATCCTGCGATAGCGACTTCTAACGGGGTGTCGTGGCGTGAGTTCCGCGACCGACGGCCTCCGCGGGTTCGACGTCGTGATCGACGAGACGGTCGGCGGCCAGCTGCCACGCTTCGCTCGAGAGTTCGGGATCGGCTTGCTCGTAGTGAACTGAGAACTCGGTCAGTGCGACTGCGATCAGGAGGTCTTCGCGACGATCGTCCAGAGACATCACTGCCGTTGGCCGCGGCTTCCCTGAAAACCCTCGCTGGACTATTTGCTAATCATATATTTATCTAATTAGGAATAAGATTTGGTTATCTATAAATAGTATTTATATACTGATAATATATTTTTAATAGTATTTCATTAGTCGGAAGATGTTTCCTACTAGCAAGTATTTAATACTAAACTAAACAATTTGTGGATATAGAGAATAATTACCCAGGCAATATGAATCGGCGGAGAGCACTAAAGACCATAGCGGTATCGACAGTCACCGGTGCTGGCCTGACGACCACAGTTTCTGCTAACAATGGCGCACGAAAGGAAGGTGTTGCATACGACCCCTTTACTCATGAGATTCTAGGTGAGGCATCAGGACAATTCAACGAGCGAAAAGAGAACTTTGTCGGGAATTTGAGAGTCAACGGGAAGAAATACAATATGAATCAGCCCGAACTTTTTGAAGAAAACGAAGAAGGCGACATGAAATCCAGAACATACAGGGATATAAATAAAATTAGTAATAAAGAGTATAATAGGATTATTGAAGTAAGATCAAGTAATAATTCAAATATTACTGGATTTGTTCGGTCACCTGAATCGCTTGATAGGGTAGCATTCGCACTTGAAGGAAAACAAACCGGTTCTCATGATCGTATTATTAATTTTCTCAAGGAGGGAGGTGAATAACAATGTCGAATTATGACGATGGTGATTTCAAAGAGATCCCTGGAGATTATAAGGAAATAGATTATGGGGTCACTTATAAGTCTCATCATAGTACTGATTACATTCAGGGGAATTAGGGTGTCATAGAAGTCTTCTCACACCGAGATCACGGTACTTCCTGGGTTGTCTCCACGTTCATAGTTGGTGATCGCAACGACGAGACGGAGACATAGAGCAAGAAACACCTGCGCTCGTGCATGGACGCGGCCTCGGGCTCGGACGTGCCCGAGGCCGCAGTCTTTGACTGCATTGTTGGTTCGTTCGACTCCTGTGCGGCGGTTGTACGTCTCGTCTAACGTCGACTGCTTCAACTGAACGTCCTTACTGTGCTCAGTGATGCGGTCTTCGACCCTGTACTCGATATCTTTCGGGTCGTCAGTGTTTCGTGCGTTGTACGGAGCGACTGGCACGACCCCTGCGGCCAGCAGGTGGTCGTGCCAGTCAAGCGTGTCGTAGGCACTATCACCGACCATCCAGATCGGCTTGGCGACGGCGAGCGCGTCACGCGTGACGCGCATCGCCGTCTCTTCTGGTGCTTGTTTGCTCTCGGTGAATTCCGCGGCAATAGGGATCTTTTGTCCGGTCGAGACGATCGTGCAGCCGTAGCCGTAGTAGTATTCTTCGGCGGTTGGATCGTAGCATTTCGACGCATCTTGATCGGCTGGCATCGTCCTCACGTCAGTCGAATCGATGCAGTAGGTCAAGTCGAGCAGGCCGCGGCGGGCGGCCTGCTCGACGAGGTGGTCGAAGATTTCGTCAACGACGTGTTCGAGATCGGTGAGAAAGCGATCGACCGCGTCTCTCGACGGCGGTCGATCGAAGCCACAACTGAGCCAGACAACCGCATTCTGAAGTTCTCGTTCAACGGGGCGGATGCCGTAGATGTCTTTATAGTAGCAATGGAGAAAGCCACGCATCAGCTCTGGTGGCTCGTGATCTCGTGTTCGCCCCGTCTCCGCCGGGGCGAACACGT containing:
- a CDS encoding transcription initiation factor IIB → MTGTSVDATDQRTARNDKRNAAPERERTECPECTGRIADDEERGERACIDCGLVLDADGIDYGPEWRRFDDGDDRRRVGAPVTARKHDKGLSTTIGWQDEDAYGNRISGRKRRRLQRLRTWNERCTSKNARERNLKQALGEIERMASALGLPDPCRETASVIYRRALEEELLPGRSIEAMATACLYAAARQQGTPRTLVAFASVSRVEKLPVQRAYRYLSSELGLKIEPADPIHYLPQYASEMGVGDETERLAREILEAAKERDLHSGRSPAGLAAAAIYGAGRLTDEELTQERIGEETGVSDVTVRNRYRELLNAYGATRDR
- a CDS encoding DUF5830 family protein, encoding MPNEGDPLEDIEIDDDRVERGLALLARLEHEQLPLPDAVDRIETVTSDPTVTRTILDRAELHGIIEREDGIVRPKSRQYVRFERDVITKEGDFSCRRCGSGLKTGYFIDLEAGELGPFGSSCIRKVTGRDD
- a CDS encoding DUF7115 domain-containing protein, which encodes MSVPGIVDASLDGEEIAARVSLGSDDELFITPTRTIVYRADGLLSDESADEYPHDADRLTISEGRRKTKFALEYALEGEREFAVPAKKTDDVLHPVLAGVLNGNGITDPGETVVKTYRFSELTLIVTSDRLVKHIGGAVWDGDYEEYRFEDVTNLTFEDGSVATQIVLTVDGRPQRIKAPNEEANDLRERLQRALFDYHDVESLEEFNLTVGDDEDEAAADEGSMDFGGGVDPLNADPPEPDDRETAGTGDAGRTGSADPLADGTTDDAAASGAASTGAAAGSGSAAQSATRGATGDGRVDAGSSEESRAETGSVFESASDDESVAEATGQTQRPPTETDPELLERIESLEAAVERQSEIIERQEETIEQLIAELRQGR
- a CDS encoding transposase, with amino-acid sequence MSPATLQDDPSVETFFNVVETETLALFEHLSFEFLEEFDVFAPAETGRTRDHEPPELMRGFLHCYYKDIYGIRPVERELQNAVVWLSCGFDRPPSRDAVDRFLTDLEHVVDEIFDHLVEQAARRGLLDLTYCIDSTDVRTMPADQDASKCYDPTAEEYYYGYGCTIVSTGQKIPIAAEFTESKQAPEETAMRVTRDALAVAKPIWMVGDSAYDTLDWHDHLLAAGVVPVAPYNARNTDDPKDIEYRVEDRITEHSKDVQLKQSTLDETYNRRTGVERTNNAVKDCGLGHVRARGRVHARAQVFLALCLRLVVAITNYERGDNPGSTVISV